One Trichoderma asperellum chromosome 5, complete sequence genomic region harbors:
- a CDS encoding uncharacterized protein (EggNog:ENOG41) encodes MTTPKGAAQTSKSQPHPSAPGPVTDTTEAPPQSLLTKQHNLVPMVVGTGDNQQNTMPLEGAEKEERVHNTGAQTPSSLAAQIERELQKKSST; translated from the exons ATGACGACTCCCAAAGGCGCAGCTCAAACCTCCAAATCGCAGCCTCATCCCTCAGCTCCCGGCCCCGTCACCGACACCACAGAAG CACCACCCCAAAGCCTGCTCACCAAGCAGCATAATCTCGTCCCCATGGTCGTTGGCACTGGAGACAATCAGCAGAACACCATGCCCTTGGAAGGCGCTGAGAAAGAG GAGAGAGTTCACAACACCGGCGCGCAGACGCCTTCGTCTCTCGCCGCGCAGATTGAACGCGAGCTGCAGAAAAAGAGTTCAACCTAA
- a CDS encoding uncharacterized protein (EggNog:ENOG41) yields the protein MATDMDEASLRLCIQLQSQDAVALIKGKKREDEQPPDIEFAAELYKFELHSLQTFYSDRALCRRLSRLGLEAGYPLRGRAEKEEPALNRTGSKADKVASKQSSISSTSDTGASVSIVDEETTSQSDDEVASTGSSISPTSDTSGSLETVEETTKPLVTS from the coding sequence ATGGCTACCGATATGGACGAAGCATCTCTCCGACTATGTATACAGCTTCAGTCGCAAGATGCCGTTGCATTaatcaagggaaaaaagagagaggacgAGCAACCACCTGATATCGAGTTCGCCGCTGAGCTCTACAAGTTCGAGTTGCACTCACTGCAGACATTTTACTCTGATCGAGCCCTTTGCCGTCGTCTCAGTCGCTTGGGCTTGGAGGCCGGCTATCCTCTTAGAGGTCGTGCTGAAAAGGAAGAGCCAGCTCTAAACAGGACCGGAAGCAAAGCCGATAAAGTTGCATCAAAACAATCCAGCATAAGTTCTACCTCTGACACTGGTGCTAGTGTTAGCATCGTTGACGAAGAGACGACCAGTCAATCCGACGACGAAGTTGCGTCAACAGGGTCCAGCATAAGTCCTACCTCAGATACTAGTGGTAGCCTCGAAACCGTGGAAGAGACGACCAAACCGCTTGTAACATCATag